Proteins found in one Cheilinus undulatus linkage group 9, ASM1832078v1, whole genome shotgun sequence genomic segment:
- the LOC121514864 gene encoding late histone H2B.L4-like, giving the protein MPEGGKSVPKKGNKKALPKKSKDGRKRRKARKQSYAIYVYKVLKQVHPDTGISSKAMSIMNSFVSDIFERIAGEASRLALYNKRCTITSREIQTAVRLLLPGELAKHAVSEGTKAVTKYTSSK; this is encoded by the coding sequence ATGCCTGAAGGCGGAAAGAGTGTGCCAAAGAAGGGCAACAAGAAAGCTTTGCCCAAGAAGTCCAAGGATGGCAGGAAGAGAAGAAAGGCCAGGAAGCAGAGCTATGCCATCTACGTCTACAAGGTCCTGAAGCAGGTCCATCCCGACACCGGCATCTCCTCTAAGGCCATGAGCATCATGAACTCCTTCGTCAGTGACATCTTCGAGCGCATTGCTGGTGAGGCCTCCCGTCTGGCTCTCTACAACAAGCGCTGCACCATCACCTCCAGGGAGATCCAGACTGCTGTCCGCCTGCTGCTGCCAGGAGAGCTGGCCAAGCACGCCGTGTCTGAGGGCACCAAGGCTGTCACCAAGTACACCAGCTCCAAGTAA
- the LOC121514853 gene encoding histone H1-like, translating into MAEVAPADPAPAPAQAAKKKRNKPKSNSKSLPGLGDLILKIVATSKDRRGTSLAALKKGLTAEGYDVDKNNARIRRTIRNLVAKGALIHVKGTGASGSFKIGKTADKKTEKKAASKTRKSAAKRDASPKKPKTAAARKSTAARKSPTKVRKPPAAAKKANKASKKNNKKAAKKGPAANRAKSAPRKGAPRKK; encoded by the coding sequence ATGGCAGAAGTAGCTCCAGCAGATCCGGCCCCCGCTCCGGCTCAAGCGGCCAAGAAGAAGAGGAACAAGCCGAAGAGCAATAGCAAGAGCCTTCCCGGCCTCGGCGATCTCATCCTGAAAATTGTGGCCACGTCCAAAGACCGGAGAGGCACGTCCCTGGCCGCCCTCAAGAAGGGTCTGACTGCGGAGGGTTATGATGTGGACAAGAACAATGCCCGAATCAGGAGAACCATCAGGAATTTGGTGGCTAAAGGGGCACTGATTCATGTCAAAGGGACTGGAGCCTCTGGCTCCTTCAAAATAGGCAAGACTGCGGACAAGAAGACGGAAAAGAAAGCCGCGTCTAAAACCAGGAAGTCCGCAGCAAAGAGAGACGCATCACCTAAGAAGCCCAAGACTGCAGCAGCCAGGAAGTCAACAGCTGCTAGGAAGTCTCCAACCAAAGTCAGGAAACCCCCAGCAGCGGCTAAGAAAGCAAATAAGGCTTCAAAGAAGAACAACAAGAAGGCGGCTAAAAAGGGCCCCGCGGCCAACAGAGCCAAATCGGCACCCAGGAAGGGAGCACCCAGAAAGAAGTGA